The following is a genomic window from Schistocerca cancellata isolate TAMUIC-IGC-003103 chromosome 8, iqSchCanc2.1, whole genome shotgun sequence.
GCGCCAGTATAGATGCAATTGTTCTCATGACCTTTCTGAACAAAATAAATGCCCCATCATTTCAGATTGTCCCAGAGTCCCTCATCAGTTTTacggatgaggtccctatgaaatatGACTTCTTGAACCAAATTCAAAGGCTGGTGAGAAGTAATGGACATTGCTAGCGAGCCTAAACCTCCTCCCCAGGTGTAGCAAGAGAAGGGTAGGATGCAAGGTCATAAGAAGCAGCATTAAATGATCCACTACCAACCAAAGAGACAGCCGTGGAAGAAAACCCAGATTTCATATTCAAAGCTCTATCAGATCAGGGGCTCTTCCCATgggcgccatccagccacagcaagggctgtctgaCATCGCAGCCATTCTCGGGCGTTCTGATGCTCCAGAATGTCAAGCAACAGCCCCTAGGCATATATGGGGAATTAACAATTTATGTATCGGAATTGTGATCATTGTGTTGTCAGAGGGACAAACCACATCCATATATAACATCCTCACAATATGGACTGACTACATGTGTCGGTTTCTTAACAGGGTGTGATGGCAGTCTGTGATGAGTCaggaagaggggaaggaggaggaggaagagggggagaggAATATACGCCATAGATACTAGGGATGGAGTTCCTAACCAAACAGCTCACATTAAAGAGAAAAATgtggaagtggaggtcaaacccgaaAGTGTAACCAAAACGCAAAAATGCATGGAGGAAAAGGAAAAGGCAAAGGGAACAAAGCCAAAGGAATACaagaaaccaggtggatagccaggtccACATAAATATTAACAGCGGGAGAGGGGAAGATGGGAGCAGAGGGGAAGGTGCGAGGACAGGCAGGGAGGGGcacggggaaggaaatgcagcccaggaaCGAAGAATGTGCCGCAACAGCTCGGGCCCCCTCTGTGAGCCACACACGAATTAATGAAATAACCTTGAGCCTTCTGGCGAGAGATGGGGAGGACGAGGagttggacaaagagagagggggaaaaTGAGAGTAGGACTTATATCCAAATCCCAtgtatatttagcaattgcgaagcactgcCAGGTTCTTGATCTAATTAAAAATTACATGCATATCATGGATGATGATTGTTCTGCACATTAATACAGTGTTGTTGAAAAATTACCTACAGGAAATGTATTTACAACTATGACGAATCCGAACCTTGACTAACTCTAAAATTAAAGGTACACCATTTTTACTCTTCTATGTACCTTCAGCCAACCAGAATTTCACCCAAAAATTTAGAAATTCTGCTTTTAGGAAGCGGTCTTATTAACACTCAACCGTTGCTAGGTATCTCATGATTAACTCTAAGTTCTCTATGGTTCAGTTAACAGAGCTTGTAACGTcacttagcaaaagacatattatgtaataaagagaaagcattatgtgtcatgttttattcttgtatagaattatgtactggaTTTTTATTTAGATGGTATCTGTGTCGGCTAGTGCTGGggccgccacagacgatacttattgaatatcaaacaaagatgagagtgTGAGACTGCTATAAATGATacggaacgaacattaatttctctgtcgtcttcttgtagttacgtgagtaggaagaaccTGTGActttatattgtacgcttgcgtagcattcttttgtcaagattgtgagagggacgccattagacatagcttgggaaaggtgtgtaataacttgatttgtttaaatgttttgaatagagttacttcgtgaaaccttgcattatgatttgtaataagcttgcgtggtattttatcccatccctttaagaaattttcagttatttaaatattattcgtggtgcagagctgcgctacgaacgaacgagccgctgccacgGCGCatttaaactgcattaaatgaaatcaatcataccgcaaagaagtgggcaggtgaagtaaaattatttctttcagctttcggaattgcagagcagagcagcagattttatgatgtgttttacaggttgacgcgggttGCTGATAatgtattattaacagtgcaaaaagataatttaccttcataacataaaacaaatcttgctgtgcgtagttctggtctggccaaccttatagtaaaaacatatttttctatGACGATAGTctcatagtctcatgttctcgtgttagtcgtggtacttattggtgttttactgttaacaaaaatccactgcaaaattttgatgttgaacaatcattgcgtactgtaacatcagtattgataacgaagtaattttcattaaccttttcaataactataaagtaaggaagatatgttgaattttatggcgagttacagtaacgaaaaaatgttcctttaatagaaagtcagatccagaataataagaacataatatattttgttttgttgaaaattaatgatctaaagaaagtcatagcacagcatcactaaaaggtatttcggggctcttttcgtagcaacatattttatctcatatattaattgttacgcgagtaatagtaaaacaaGGCAAATAGTAAAGAGCCAGCGAAGAGCTCCAGACAAATTCTGCGTAGTTTTATTCAGTCATTTACTTCTGTAACGACACTTCATCCTCTTCTTACAGCACTCAGCGTGTTTGATGCACCAAAATGATTTCCACATGAAAACTATTATTTGTACCCAGTATCTGTAGAACAGTGTTATTTTGTTAAAGATTCAGTGAGCTCCTGTACAACTACGGAATTACAATTGTACAGTAGTATATCTGGGATATTTACGTTCTGTGACACCTATGCTTGTGGCATAAATGTTACAAAGAAAATGGGTATTTGCAAGATCACTGGTTGGAAACATACATTAGATACCCCTCTTCCACTTACTTTACATGTGAACATTGTAagtaagaagtaagtacaaaacttGATGTAAATATTTCCACTGTCACAACAGTCTAGTGGAAACTGTAGCTTTGCTGCAGACATGGAGATAAATTCGGTATGAGTCCAGACAAAATGGTAAGATTCTAACCGCAGAACTAATAGGGAAGTAATATAGGTGACATGTAACGCACAGTAGGTCCATGTAGCATCGTGTAAACTGGTAAGAAATACTTTAACACTAGTGGTAACGAAATAAAGCATTGTAGAGGAGGTGTATTCCTTGTTAACAAATTGAGTATATGTTCGCCCCCCACAGACTTTTGAAAAAATTGTGCTGTAAATATGTGAGGGTTGTTCAGTAAACAAACATCGAATTTTCTTACACCCATTAATATACATAGGAAAACTTCCTTTTAGATCTTTTAAATTCTATGTTTTTCCTGGATGTGTGCATAGATTACAATTCCAGCATATGGAAGAGGCATAGCGAGCCATTAAAACCAAGGTGTTGTAATCGATTTCTTAGTTGCAGAAAAATAAACCAGGGTAAACATTAATAAATGTTTCTGTGGTGTGTATGGTGTGATGCAGTTGTAGGGCTACTTTTGGGCTATGGATAAGAAGAGTTGAAGCATCAAGAATTGCAAAAACTGACTTCCATAATGTGCCACGTTTGAAATGTCATATCCACAACCATACTCCAAACATTGTGAATCCCGCAGATGCCATTATTCATTGAGACAAGTGCATCACAATTCGATTAGTTGGTTCTACAGCTGTCGGTAaacatttgaagtggaatgacaaaCTATTGAATATTCAGAGGTGACGTCCATGAATCCTCACaacagacaacaaaatttttaaaaaagtcattttatCTGAACTAATGGGGCAGTTTGATACCGATGAAGCGGCCTTCCTATCATAGATCATCACAGGTGATATATCCTGGGTGCGCCACTTTGAGCAGGATACAAAAAGGCACTTGAGTGGTAAAGCTCACAATAACCTAAACATAAGTTCTAGGAAGCTCCTCTGCTGGCAAAGTctcgaaaatgtattgtgaattgGGTCAACCATTAATTCACAGGTACGGTAACGACTGAACGAACTCTGTAACCATTTCTGACATGTTGGATTTGACAAGAATCCAAAAGAAATCTTGCTGAAACACGAAAACACTTACCAGAACTCAAGAACACATCACATATTAGGGTGGACATCACTGCTTCATCCTCCCTGCAACCCAGACCAGGTGCCCTTAGACTGTTACCCATCTGGGTCATTTAAGAATTCTGTATGTGGGGATGATCTTTGAAGAAGATGAATGTGTAATTCATGCAGTGAAAACGTGGCTATAAGCACAGGACCGGAGCTCACACCAACAGCGAATACACAACGTCATAGAATATGTagaaaaattaatatatataaaagaaatattgaTTCATATTGCCACCGATCCTTAACTTTTGAGAATAAACATCTTCCGACAAGAAAATTTTGGACCGTCAGTTATTGAAAGATCTCGGTATTTCAGATTACTGTCAGCTAATTTAAGTTACATTAATGTGCTGTTACTTCTGTTCTGTTGGTACCTAAATCAATTAGTTAAATGTCCTACATATTGGTGGTATAAGTGAGTGGTAATGGCATCTTATTTCATTTGAATTCTTTGTGTACAAATATTTATTAAACACATTTGAAGCGAAGTTGATTTATTTCACACATGGTACTACATCTGTCTGTCAGCTGTGTTCTCTGCGGCCATGAGCTGTTCACATGCAGCCCTCAGGCCAACCACTTTGTACTGGTCAGCGGCGGCCAGTAACTGGGGACCCATACCGGCCAGTCCAGAGAGCCTGAAGGCGTACATGTAGGACACCAGCATTGCCAGCACGGGGCCCTCCACATCCGGGATGGTGAGCTGGTCACTGCCGTTGTCGAGCATTGAGGCTAAGACGGGGCTCCTGGCCGCCACGACAGCCCTGTGCGCCACCAGCCGCGTGTTACCAGACACCAGCTCCACCATGCCCTGGTCTGCGTCCAGCAGGGTGCCCAGGTACACAGTTGCCCCCCCCTGTTCCGTCTCTGGAGGTGACATGCCAGAAGAACCTGAAACACAGTGTTCTTCACTACTTCTGTATACTTATGGCAAAGATGCAGTTGAAAGGAGTACTTCTGCGCTATGGGTAAAGAGAGAGTTGAAGCATCAGGAATTGCGTAACTGAGGTGTACAATCCACCACGTTTGGAACACCATGTCACCAGTCCCTGTTCCAAACATAGTGAATAACGCAAGTGCTATTATTCGTGGTGACCAGTGAATCAAAATTTAATTGGTTCTACAGTTATTGGTAAGCATTTGAAGACTCTGTGGAATGACAGACTGTTTGACATTCAGAAGTGTTCTCTAGATGACTTCCATGAATGCTCACAACAGACCACAAGACTCACACAGGACGTCTCTCTCAACATAAAGCAGAAACGACGTGGTACACCACACAGAACTTGCTCCTCATCATGATCattaataaaattacttttaaattatgGAAGTGCAGAAAGAATGTGAAGTGTGTTCCAGTGAGTGGAATGTTGTTTAGACCTTTTCCCAATTTCTAGCTATCTATTGCTTCTTAGTGAGTGTGCAAGTGTACAATAGTCAGAGGTATCTTACCACATTGTGGATTCATTAGATACCTCTTGATTGTTTTCGTTGAATAAAGTGCACCTAAATAAAATAAACTCCATTTTCCACAGGAACAGGATATTCCCTTGGGCAAACAAATGGCGAAAGTTGCTACGAGACAAATGTGGTGTATGAATTTTTGGCAGTGTACATATTCAAGTCCAGTGTCTGTATCTCAGAATATACACAAGAGTAGTTAAGTAACTACGGAAGTTTCATTTGTTGACTTTGGATT
Proteins encoded in this region:
- the LOC126094541 gene encoding speckle-type POZ protein B-like isoform X2 produces the protein MSPPETEQGGATVYLGTLLDADQGMVELVSGNTRLVAHRAVVAARSPVLASMLDNGSDQLTIPDVEGPVLAMLVSYMYAFRLSGLAGMGPQLLAAADQYKVVGLRAACEQLMAAENTADRQM